One genomic window of Penaeus chinensis breed Huanghai No. 1 chromosome 35, ASM1920278v2, whole genome shotgun sequence includes the following:
- the LOC125044243 gene encoding uncharacterized protein LOC125044243 has product MTHVTVVRVHEAHLQGCGDAGTGLGSGETTLWDVSDGRPCLAKHLGDAPPTPSEEPDHFEPQQYDIQTPEVVYVNLKELKLAHSIMKRASSTPKAPDDRDLPEIHTPKRSSRKSGIIDQNVGVTGTVFMMSDPKCQLFDSSDDDESVSSLSDSLSSLSESDSGLSSTIEVGMSPPPRHSTTITIGDESCGDATNLHVAPVSAASGTEEDSQKEVPDESAASTEQENAVKAADAEVTLEWRVIPAECPEMIPNEAAPELEGDRGSTPTSFSSAYTVTEHESESASDDSASSRHNWSSQESDDESHRHEGARDPQGLRTSSFDAGDEEALCWPESGRPRAAEPSLDRADSGNGCTTEEPTIKKGSINFVRDAVMLTAPCMIRSPDLRQMLRRLRHVSGGSSSGEESIVFNYIPCRDQREKDDEELWVANEAADPTGSHAFQGVTPPLLPPPLGWGGSVGRGASGPSGLPRQGLVWAEQPHGSDACVTGPSCVSSIMCTLAPSPTDASLVGGPSGPRKHYSTRQRVTEPQVINVKVIDEEPKYNQNRTCARDSETNSQQEVQSCAENRHLPTSITTNQPTKRFSFLIRSNSVKQDLVEEKNATNLLLARSVSVDPVTPSDQAILEKLATLNLEGRNVAHKPRARASCFDPPCAKCGEPVYPQERTEPTLRLVFHSSCFKCYHCGLRLTLKTFYRSPLDSKDTRLFCKSHVPQLDPGKLDAGRADSSSTSSSSSSGKSSPDSSAKDGSCSASSRSSICNNKDTTVSTVQDRLDVVKCDTIGLRYF; this is encoded by the exons ATGACTCACGTGACGGTGGTGAGAGTGCACGAGGCTCACCTCCAGGGCTGCGGCGACGCCGGGACGGGCCTTGGCAGTGGCGAAACGACCCTCTGGGATGTCTCGGACGGACGTCCTTGCCTCGCGAAGCATCTTGGGGACGCTCCTCCCACCCCCAGCGAGGAGCCTGACCACTTCGAGCCTCAGCAGTATGACATTCAGACGCCTGAGGTTGTGTACGTTAATCTGAAGGAGCTGAAGCTTGCTCATAGCATAATGAAGCGTGCTTCATCGACGCCTAAAGCCCCTGACGATCGGGACCTTCCGGAGATACACACGCCCAAGCGATCCTCAAGGAAGTCTGGCATCATCGACCAAAATGTCGGCGTGACAGGGACAGTGTTCATGATGTCGGATCCGAAGTGTCAGCTGTTTGACTCTTCTGATGACGACGAGTCGGTGTCGTCCCTGTCGGACTCCCTGTCGTCGCTGTCGGAGAGCGACTCCGGCCTGAGCAGTACGATCGAAGTGGGCATGAGTCCGCCGCCCCGCcattccaccaccatcaccatcggcGACGAGAGCTGCGGCGATGCCACCAACCTACACGTCGCTCCGGTGAGTGCCGCTTCAGGAACCGAAGAGGACAGCCAGAAAGAAGTCCCAGACGAGAGTGCTGCGTCTACGGAACAGGAGAACGCGGTCAAAGCAGCGGACGCCGAGGTGACGCTCGAGTGGCGGGTCATCCCAGCCGAGTGCCCGGAGATGATCCCGAACGAGGCAGCGCCTGAGCTGGAGGGGGACCGGGGCTCGACGCCCACCTCCTTCTCGAGCGCCTACACGGTGACGGAGCACGAGAGCGAGAGTGCCAGCGACGACTCGGCCTCGTCCCGCCATAACTGGTCAAGCCAGGAATCCGACGACGAGTCCCACCGCCACGAGGGCGCGAGGGATCCGCAGGGCCTCCGGACGTCCTCCTTCGATGCTGGGGACGAAGAAGCTCTTTGCTGGCCGGAGAGCGGGAGACCGAGGGCGGCAGAACCGAGTCTTGATAGAGCCGACTCGGGTAATGGATGTACGACCGAGGAACCGACAATCAAAAAAGGCAGTATTAATTTTGTGCGGGATGCGGTGATGCTGACGGCGCCGTGCATGATTCGGTCGCCGGACCTCCGTCAGATGCTGCGGCGCCTGCGACACGTGTCCGGCGGCAGCAGCAGCGGGGAGGAGAGCATCGTGTTCAATTATATCCCCTGCCGCGACCAACGAGAGAAAGACGACGAGGAGCTGTGGGTCGCCAACGAAGCCGCAGACCCCACGGGCAGCCATGCTTTCCAAGGGGTGACGCCGCCCCTGCTGCCTCCCCCCCTGGGCTGGGGCGGCTCCGTGGGCCGAGGGGCGAGCGGGCCGTCCGGGCTCCCGCGGCAAGGATTAGTCTGGGCCGAACAGCCGCACGGGTCGGACGCCTGCGTCACGGGACCCTCGTGCGTGTCGTCCATCATGTGTACCTTAGCGCCCTCCCCTACGGATGCCTCGCTGGTGGGCGGCCCCTCCGGCCCCCGCAAGCACTACTCCACCAGACAGAGAGTGACGGAGCCTCAGGTAATCAATGTGAAAGTGATTGACGAGGAGCCAAAATACAATCAAAACAGAACCTGTGCACGTGACAGTGAGACGAACAGTCAGCAAGAAGTGCAGAGCTGCGCTGAGAACCGCCACCTCCCGACCTCCATCACGACCAACCAGCCGACCAAGAGgttctccttcctcatccgcAGCAACAGCGTCAAACAGGATCTCGTGGAGGAGAAGAACGCGACGAACCTCCTCCTCGCCCGCTCGGTCAGCGTCGACCCCGTGACCCCGAGTGACCAAGCCATCCTCGAGAAGCTGGCGACGCTCAACCTTGAAGGCCGCAACGTCGCCCACAAGCCTAGAGCTCGAGCCTCGTGCTTTGACCCGCCCTGTGCCAAGTGCGGCGAACCCGTGTACCCCCAGGAGAGGACGGAGCCCACCCTCAGACTCGTCTTCCACAGTTCGTGCTTCAAGTGCTACCACTGCGGCCTCAGACTCACCCTCAAGACCTTCTACAGGAGTCCGCTGGATTCCAAAGACACGAGGCTCTTCTGTAAAAGCCACGTCCCTCAGCTCGATCCCGGGAAGCTGGACGCCGGGAGAGCAgactcctcctcgacctcctcctcttcctcctcgggaAAGAGCTCTCCAGATTCCTCGGCGAAGGACGGCAGCTGCAGTGCGTCGAGC AGAAGCAGTATTTGCAACAACAAAGATACAACAGTGAGCACAGTCCAAGACAGACTCGACGTGGTAAAATGTGACACAATTGGTTTGAGGTACTTCTGA